The Candidatus Neomarinimicrobiota bacterium genome contains a region encoding:
- a CDS encoding DUF6029 family protein, with amino-acid sequence MARLLALLATGIVLLSGGSPYVSAGISLKYGEGFLPGSELRAASSTPYLYRENFLMVTAGYGDFSFWSDFEFSSPPQIGPDHAGLRKFRLTWEGKQYTASVGDLYGQIGRGLGLNMWENQAIDWDSSLRGFRMEVKPLRGFSLDLLAGRANSGRYLPQGPGVNPRKRDFSDDATVGAVTLTRENLFPGLRLGGYFVRVNASNPWFSKVRSVSGHYEVMDSMNVETRSNIPGFFSEYFGTNYDLYVEFMVRGHEISLADSLYSSALVKSLHYDKRRMGSGGYASFSLYPGRWGITLEYKNYALDYSNPDKRLNLPLRLGRRSIVQSPPTAFREHTSTLLSRTPHVMDFEDEVGIQIEFNYRMSPDLFLIFNTAHSSRHSAHARIIRPDFSTEWKMTTIPNVLWMDAGEKFFPYREFYLEVDYYVDDLELDIRGMVASTSEVIAYDESLTERAGASGWLSRHAKYAISWERRDLVSTPFEFSFSLPANWGLDIRWEHQLEKSNLKTFLAFEDRESGHVDSVVTDRTTKVPFYYRYVAVTLGKPSRFSVGFVYDHASRVKNDQPQNVDPENDSWLEEILRN; translated from the coding sequence ATGGCAAGGCTTCTTGCCCTCCTCGCAACTGGAATTGTACTCTTATCCGGTGGGTCACCTTATGTCTCCGCCGGAATATCATTGAAGTACGGTGAGGGTTTTTTGCCAGGGAGCGAGCTCAGAGCAGCCTCCAGTACGCCATATCTGTATCGTGAAAACTTCTTAATGGTTACCGCGGGGTATGGGGATTTCTCTTTTTGGTCAGACTTTGAATTCAGTTCGCCCCCACAAATCGGTCCCGACCATGCTGGTTTGAGAAAATTCCGTCTCACGTGGGAAGGGAAGCAATACACGGCCAGCGTCGGGGACCTGTATGGCCAGATCGGCCGGGGTCTGGGGCTCAATATGTGGGAGAATCAAGCGATCGACTGGGATTCCTCACTCAGGGGATTCCGCATGGAAGTGAAGCCGCTTCGTGGATTCTCTTTGGATCTCCTCGCGGGCCGGGCGAACAGCGGTAGATATCTGCCTCAGGGACCCGGGGTGAATCCTCGCAAACGTGATTTCTCCGATGACGCCACTGTTGGAGCCGTTACACTCACGAGGGAAAATCTTTTTCCGGGTCTAAGGTTGGGCGGCTATTTTGTTCGCGTGAATGCCTCCAATCCGTGGTTCAGCAAGGTAAGATCTGTGTCCGGTCACTATGAAGTAATGGATTCCATGAACGTAGAAACACGATCCAATATTCCAGGATTTTTTTCTGAATACTTCGGGACTAATTATGACCTCTATGTTGAGTTTATGGTAAGAGGCCACGAAATCTCTCTTGCGGACAGTCTCTATTCTTCTGCTCTTGTGAAGTCTCTGCACTACGACAAACGAAGGATGGGGAGCGGGGGATATGCCAGTTTCTCCCTTTACCCGGGAAGATGGGGAATAACGCTTGAATATAAGAACTACGCTCTTGACTATAGTAATCCTGACAAGCGATTGAATCTTCCACTCAGATTGGGCCGACGCAGCATCGTTCAGAGTCCACCCACAGCGTTCAGAGAACACACGTCGACTCTCCTGTCGCGAACGCCTCATGTTATGGATTTTGAAGATGAGGTGGGCATCCAGATTGAGTTTAATTACCGGATGAGTCCAGATCTGTTCCTGATTTTTAACACAGCTCACAGCAGTCGCCATTCAGCCCACGCCAGGATCATCCGGCCCGACTTCTCCACCGAGTGGAAAATGACGACAATCCCTAACGTGCTCTGGATGGATGCTGGTGAGAAATTCTTTCCCTACCGGGAATTTTATTTGGAAGTAGACTACTATGTTGATGATCTCGAATTGGATATCAGAGGAATGGTCGCCTCCACAAGCGAAGTTATCGCTTACGATGAGTCTCTGACGGAGAGAGCCGGAGCGTCCGGCTGGTTATCCCGTCATGCCAAGTATGCTATTTCGTGGGAGAGACGGGACCTGGTTTCCACACCGTTTGAGTTCTCATTCAGCCTGCCCGCAAACTGGGGTCTCGACATCCGGTGGGAACATCAATTGGAGAAGTCGAACTTGAAGACGTTCCTCGCTTTCGAAGACAGAGAATCGGGTCACGTCGACAGTGTGGTCACTGACAGAACAA